One Setaria viridis chromosome 3, Setaria_viridis_v4.0, whole genome shotgun sequence DNA window includes the following coding sequences:
- the LOC117849737 gene encoding uncharacterized protein produces MASNGNGILKADTQRVESTASDNPGTTGVATQGVSQQGKRWSGFRNFLNRLSSGPRLKKLGPSPSFKFQQLALQRDEFSRSIHSDNHGSHDHFQFIRKINWGHLWMMAKDWIKEPMNMALFVWIAIVAVSGAILFLVMTGMLNRALPSKSQRDTWFEVNNQILNALFTLMCLYQHPQRIYNFVLLCRWEQKDILRLRKTYCKNGTYKPNEWMHMMVVVILLNLNCFAQYALCGLNLGYRRSERPPIGVGLTISVAIGAAAFAGLYNIISPLGKDYDTEQADIDQEAQIEVASTESGRAASRFKSFERRYSFIQSDERRFVESRPEWVGGLLDFWDQISLAYLSIFCSCCVFGWNMQRLGFGNMYVHIATFLLFCIAPFFIFNLAAVNINNESLREALGLTGLFLCFFGLLYGGFWRIQMRKRFNLPGNTTCCRNPDVTDCFQWLFCCSCSLAQEVRTADYYDITEDRSHRGQVTEDSQRIMSMSPLRREDGLPLFKSNPSSPYRSGNASPSIFILESPSAPRRSSGSTPQVGSPTMGDRAMKAPIPSVLHRGGGPDHDTGTSNEAATSPMR; encoded by the coding sequence ATGGCCTCAAATGGTAATGGAATTCTTAAAGCTGACACTCAACGAGTCGAATCAACAGCTTCGGACAATCCTGGCACAACAGGCGTGGCCACTCAGGGTGTTTCACAACAGGGAAAGCGATGGAGTGGATTTAGGAACTTCTTGAATCGCCTTTCTAGTGGCCCCAGGTTAAAGAAGTTAGGTCCCTCCCCTTCATTCAAGTTTCAACAGCTTGCACTTCAACGTGATGAGTTCTCACGTTCTATCCATTCCGACAACCATGGTAGTCATGACCATTTCCAATTCATCAGGAAGATTAATTGGGGCCATCTTTGGATGATGGCCAAGGATTGGATAAAGGAGCCTATGAACATGGCCCTCTTTGTTTGGATTGCTATTGTTGCTGTATCAGGTGCAATTCTCTTCCTTGTTATGACTGGAATGTTGAATCGTGCTTTGCCAAGCAAATCACAAAGAGACACCTGGTTTGAGGTGAACAACCAAATTCTGAATGCATTGTTCACGCTCATGTGCCTTTATCAGCACCCACAGCGGATCTACAACTTTGTGCTTCTGTGTCGATGGGAGCAGAAGGACATCTTAAGGCTTAGGAAGACATATTGCAAAAATGGAACATATAAGCCTAATGAGTGGATGCACATGATGGTTGTTGTAATCCTACTTAATTTGAATTGCTTTGCTCAGTATGCCCTTTGCGGTCTAAACCTGGGATACCGCAGATCTGAACGGCCTCCTATTGGTGTTGGGCTGACTATATCTGTTGCAATTGGTGCTGCAGCATTCGCTGGTCTGTATAATATCATCAGCCCACTTGGGAAGGATTATGATACAGAACAGGCAGACATTGATCAAGAAGCACAAATTGAAGTCGCCTCAACTGAGAGCGGTAGGGCAGCTTCACGGTTTAAGTCATTTGAGAGAAGGTACTCTTTCATTCAGAGTGATGAACGCCGTTTCGTGGAGAGTAGGCCTGAGTGGGTTGGCGGACTACTGGATTTCTGGGACCAGATATCTCTTGCGTACTTGTCAATTTTCTGCAGTTGCTGTGTCTTTGGCTGGAACATGCAGAGGCTCGGATTTGGCAACATGTATGTCCATATCGCAACGTTTCTGCTCTTTTGCATAGCACCATTCTTTATCTTCAACCTGGCAGCTGTCAACATTAACAATGAATCCCTTAGAGAGGCACTGGGGCTCACTGGTCTTTTCCTATGCTTCTTTGGTTTACTGTATGGTGGCTTTTGGAGAATACAGATGAGGAAGAGATTCAACCTGCCTGGAAATACCACCTGCTGCCGCAACCCCGACGTGACTGATTGTTTCCAGTGGTTGTTCTGCTGCTCATGTTCCCTTGCCCAGGAGGTCAGGACTGCAGATTACTACGATATTACAGAGGATAGGTCACACAGAGGGCAAGTAACCGAGGACAGCCAGCGCATAATGTCCATGTCCCCGTTGCGACGTGAAGATGGTTTGCCCTTGTTCAAGTCCAATCCGAGTTCGCCATACAGGAGTGGCAATGCTAGCCCGTCGATCTTTATTCTGGAGAGCCCGTCAGCTCCACGCAGGTCATCTGGTTCCACGCCTCAGGTTGGTTCACCGACGATGGGCGATAGGGCGATGAAGGCGCCAATCCCATCCGTTCTTCACAGAGGTGGTGGACCAGATCATGACACGGGGACGTCCAATGAAGCAGCTACCAGTCCGATGAGATGA